A window from Candidatus Omnitrophota bacterium encodes these proteins:
- a CDS encoding NIL domain-containing protein: MIMSIGLTFPGSLQDESILCYICKKYNVNLNIIEASFSMDAGWAILQIEGLEEEIKTVFTYLSEKGVKVQQIQINKK, from the coding sequence ATGATTATGTCAATCGGATTGACTTTTCCAGGCTCACTGCAGGATGAAAGCATACTTTGTTATATTTGTAAAAAGTACAATGTTAACTTAAACATTATTGAGGCGTCTTTTTCCATGGATGCCGGATGGGCGATCCTGCAGATAGAGGGGCTTGAGGAAGAAATTAAAACGGTCTTTACCTACCTGTCAGAAAAAGGCGTGAAAGTACAGCAGATCCAAATAAATAAAAAATAA
- the glgP gene encoding alpha-glucan family phosphorylase, giving the protein MEKNKLLEEFHSLVQVDDPDGHYAQDIKDGDYFGMPLKSIAEAEKRLRSSGQRGIAYFSMEYGLATSCYNKLSSQLPLNPGNKVPENAVFSNFRVADYFFALHQDNIIDLPIYSGGLGILAGDTVKTMADYKLPVAAIGILWSSGYFRQKFWFKYGQAPEKMRWDPRTYPGLIPLKNKIKISLKSEDVYLRLWKYYVYSHKHDAVVPLILLDSNIEGNSASAKELTDQLYRSDNVFLKLLQRVMLGFGGVSALNELGYQINTYHLNEGHAVFAFVAKARGLKSDAVDKLKNNFVYTCHTPVEAGHDKFSFDDLDKVLKKEDTEVIEKYGKEHSGLANLTLLSMNISSAINAVSHSHQEVMHIQFPQYKERIQYITNGVHHCTWMSQKFQELFEKFPAAFPDFKNNPMILSRAAELKNNPDFRAQLWEAHQSNKGDFCKFLGKWSLKKDLFTICWARRIAAYKRPSLILHDVNRLVRIAEEIGPLQIILAGKAHPSDNLGFTYINEMLDKVDKLNVNYDKLKIIVLENYDISLARMLTSSVDAWLNNPLPPFEASGTSGMKAILNAVLQMSTVDGWVAEATDRKIGAFFGYKNSEGSVGNEFDLHMDDDSEELYQALEGMVGLYYKANRKGKVDISSKWIDMMIECISTAAQFNTYRMLDQYKHLIWKIA; this is encoded by the coding sequence ATGGAAAAAAATAAACTACTTGAAGAATTCCATTCATTAGTCCAGGTTGATGATCCTGACGGCCATTATGCTCAAGATATAAAAGATGGCGACTATTTTGGCATGCCCTTAAAGAGTATTGCTGAGGCGGAAAAGCGCCTGCGTTCTTCCGGTCAGCGGGGCATTGCCTATTTTTCGATGGAATATGGCCTGGCCACCAGCTGTTATAATAAATTATCCAGCCAGCTTCCTTTAAATCCCGGAAATAAAGTTCCGGAAAACGCGGTTTTTTCTAATTTTCGCGTGGCGGATTATTTCTTTGCCTTGCACCAGGATAATATCATCGACTTGCCTATTTACAGCGGCGGCCTGGGGATTTTAGCCGGGGACACGGTCAAAACCATGGCTGATTATAAGCTTCCGGTAGCCGCCATTGGGATACTTTGGAGTTCGGGTTATTTCAGGCAGAAGTTTTGGTTTAAATACGGCCAGGCTCCCGAGAAAATGCGCTGGGATCCGCGCACTTATCCGGGCCTTATCCCCTTAAAGAATAAAATAAAAATTTCCCTTAAGTCCGAGGATGTTTATCTTCGGCTTTGGAAATATTATGTTTATAGCCATAAGCATGATGCTGTTGTGCCCTTGATATTATTGGATTCGAATATCGAAGGCAATAGCGCATCCGCCAAAGAGTTGACCGACCAGCTTTACCGCAGTGATAATGTGTTTTTGAAGTTATTGCAGAGGGTGATGCTGGGGTTTGGCGGAGTGAGCGCGTTAAATGAATTGGGATATCAGATCAATACCTATCATCTCAACGAAGGGCATGCCGTATTTGCTTTTGTTGCCAAGGCGCGGGGTTTAAAAAGTGATGCGGTGGATAAGCTTAAAAACAATTTTGTTTATACCTGTCATACTCCGGTTGAAGCCGGCCATGATAAGTTTTCTTTTGACGATTTAGATAAGGTGCTTAAAAAAGAAGATACGGAGGTTATCGAAAAATACGGTAAGGAACATTCGGGATTAGCCAATCTTACTCTGCTTTCAATGAATATATCTTCGGCGATTAACGCGGTTTCCCATAGCCATCAAGAAGTAATGCATATCCAGTTTCCCCAATATAAGGAGCGCATACAGTATATTACTAACGGCGTGCATCACTGCACCTGGATGTCGCAGAAGTTCCAGGAACTTTTTGAAAAGTTCCCCGCGGCTTTCCCTGATTTTAAGAATAATCCGATGATCCTATCCCGGGCTGCGGAGCTTAAAAACAATCCTGATTTTCGCGCCCAGCTTTGGGAAGCGCATCAGTCGAATAAAGGCGATTTCTGTAAATTCCTGGGTAAGTGGTCGCTGAAGAAAGATTTATTTACGATCTGCTGGGCAAGGAGGATCGCCGCCTATAAGAGGCCCAGCCTTATTTTGCACGATGTCAACAGGCTGGTGCGTATCGCCGAGGAAATCGGCCCTTTACAGATTATTCTGGCCGGCAAGGCCCATCCCAGCGATAACCTGGGTTTTACTTATATTAATGAAATGCTGGATAAGGTGGACAAGCTAAATGTAAATTATGACAAATTAAAAATAATCGTGCTGGAGAATTATGATATTTCCCTTGCCCGGATGCTTACTTCCAGCGTCGATGCCTGGTTGAATAACCCTCTGCCGCCTTTTGAGGCTTCCGGGACAAGCGGGATGAAGGCGATTTTAAATGCCGTCCTGCAGATGAGCACGGTTGACGGCTGGGTGGCTGAAGCAACCGACAGAAAAATCGGCGCATTCTTCGGGTATAAGAATAGCGAAGGCAGCGTTGGCAATGAATTTGATCTGCACATGGATGATGATTCCGAAGAATTGTATCAGGCCTTAGAAGGGATGGTCGGCCTTTATTATAAGGCTAACCGCAAAGGCAAAGTTGATATTTCTTCCAAATGGATAGACATGATGATCGAATGTATCTCTACCGCCGCGCAGTTTAATACCTATCGCATGCTCGATCAATATAAACACCTTATTTGGAAAATTGCTTAA
- a CDS encoding prepilin-type N-terminal cleavage/methylation domain-containing protein, which translates to MARKKIIKLRCRGFSLIELMFGVSILLVTIIAALSSTIGSMFLNESSRNLVTAANDAQYVLEQIKAQSFSNISTYISGFSPTKFNNLLGETVTFPGPVYTANLDTITVDITWNERNAARTLSITTRFAQ; encoded by the coding sequence ATGGCAAGGAAAAAAATAATAAAATTAAGGTGCCGAGGTTTTTCATTAATTGAGTTGATGTTCGGTGTTTCGATTTTATTGGTTACGATTATCGCCGCCCTGTCCTCGACTATTGGCTCTATGTTTCTGAATGAATCCAGCAGGAACCTGGTCACCGCAGCCAATGACGCGCAGTATGTGCTGGAGCAGATAAAAGCGCAAAGTTTCAGCAATATCTCAACCTATATTTCAGGTTTTTCTCCTACGAAATTCAATAATTTATTGGGAGAGACAGTTACTTTCCCCGGTCCTGTATATACTGCAAATCTGGATACAATAACCGTAGACATTACCTGGAATGAAAGAAATGCTGCCAGAACCCTCTCGATTACTACGCGTTTCGCGCAATAA
- a CDS encoding sulfite exporter TauE/SafE family protein: MNESLYYLFLSGLILGSGPCLGFCAPILIGFTAAYKPSLKGALVSYLSFSSAKLVSYMVIGALCGVFSGILKSGFFAGYLNIVNITLGFFVLLIGVLTIISKEPLSSKYCAFLSKGNLRNAGILGFLAGFSPCLPLLGILNYIIIIAHSPLEGLFYAFIFGLGTSISPAILLVGLSGKLFGNFSSNNKIRALIRIVSSFILIYLGAGIIFQRFMR, encoded by the coding sequence ATGAACGAAAGTCTATATTATTTATTTTTAAGCGGCTTGATCCTCGGTTCGGGCCCTTGTTTAGGTTTCTGCGCGCCGATCTTAATCGGTTTTACCGCGGCTTATAAACCGTCGCTAAAGGGGGCGCTGGTTTCCTACCTGTCTTTTTCTTCGGCTAAACTGGTTAGCTATATGGTTATCGGAGCTTTATGCGGTGTATTCTCCGGCATATTAAAAAGCGGTTTTTTCGCGGGCTACCTTAATATCGTAAACATAACTTTAGGTTTTTTTGTTTTACTCATCGGGGTTTTGACAATTATTTCCAAAGAACCGTTAAGCAGTAAGTATTGCGCGTTTCTCTCTAAAGGGAACTTAAGGAACGCGGGCATTTTGGGTTTTTTAGCGGGTTTTTCTCCGTGCCTTCCGCTTCTGGGTATCTTAAATTATATCATTATTATTGCTCACTCGCCGCTTGAAGGATTGTTTTACGCTTTTATCTTTGGGCTGGGGACCAGCATTTCTCCGGCGATCTTATTGGTCGGCTTATCGGGCAAGCTTTTCGGTAATTTTTCAAGCAATAATAAGATCAGGGCATTAATCCGGATTGTCTCTAGTTTTATCCTGATATATTTGGGGGCAGGAATCATTTTTCAGAGGTTCATGCGGTAG
- a CDS encoding ABC-F family ATP-binding cassette domain-containing protein, translated as MINITNLSKNYGAKVLFENISLNINQGEKIGLIGPNGTGKSTLFSLILRETEPSKGEVRVNKGVHIGYLPQEASFKSDHTVLAELTEGDERIMRFKKEKEMLESKNEAGSKRYGEILHELETLGFFELEHKAEKILSGLGFKERDFSRLISQMSGGWQMRALLAKLLTYHYDLLLLDEPTNYLDLNAALWLKDYLAGFRGTFIMISHDKAFLTDVTNYTLILENGSIFKVQGNYEHYEEIKAQKRTHLLKQSKEQDKKIQQLEKFVSRFHAQPNKAASVRAKRRVLEKMEEEKIVLPADPRQSIHEFVFPQTRRSGHRIITLENISKSYGEIKVYEGLDFEITQGEKAVLAGENGAGKSTLLKILAGIVDIDSGNRIVGHNVDIGYFSQTRTDVLNVENTVLQEAYSAAPGYMAEESVRTILGAFLFSGDDADKKVKVLSGGEKSRLILAKLLIDPPNFLLLDEPTTHLDVDAVDALVRALKNYEGTIVFISHDIYFVSSVANNVFEVKSGRVRKFPGTFDYYLEKRDTLVNTEEVKKSKAIAHKPTDEVKEKAKEEERLRKTEEKKRKADNSVIRDKINKLLKKKEELELESYAKARALSNPHFYRDEETAKEYGRRMKEIEKLILEILEQIKALENQII; from the coding sequence ATGATCAATATTACTAATCTCTCAAAAAATTACGGCGCCAAAGTCCTTTTTGAGAATATTTCCCTTAATATAAACCAGGGGGAGAAGATCGGCCTGATCGGGCCAAACGGTACAGGCAAGAGTACATTGTTTTCTTTAATCCTGCGGGAAACCGAACCTTCCAAAGGAGAGGTGAGGGTAAATAAGGGGGTGCATATCGGCTATCTCCCCCAGGAGGCAAGTTTTAAATCCGATCATACGGTGCTGGCGGAATTAACCGAAGGCGATGAGCGGATCATGCGTTTTAAAAAAGAAAAGGAAATGCTGGAGTCCAAAAACGAAGCCGGCTCAAAGCGTTACGGTGAAATCTTGCATGAGCTGGAAACTTTGGGTTTTTTTGAATTGGAGCATAAAGCCGAAAAGATCCTTTCGGGATTAGGTTTTAAAGAGAGAGATTTCAGCCGCTTGATTTCGCAAATGAGCGGAGGCTGGCAGATGCGCGCTCTTTTGGCCAAACTGCTTACTTATCATTACGATCTTTTGCTTTTAGATGAACCGACTAACTATCTGGATTTAAATGCCGCTTTATGGCTTAAAGATTATTTGGCAGGTTTTCGGGGAACTTTTATCATGATTTCCCACGATAAGGCTTTTTTGACCGATGTCACCAATTATACGTTGATTTTAGAAAATGGCTCGATTTTTAAGGTCCAAGGTAATTATGAACATTACGAGGAGATCAAAGCGCAGAAGCGCACGCATTTGCTTAAGCAATCCAAGGAGCAGGATAAAAAAATTCAGCAGCTGGAAAAGTTTGTCTCAAGATTCCACGCCCAGCCAAATAAGGCGGCTTCGGTGCGGGCAAAACGGCGGGTTTTGGAAAAAATGGAAGAAGAAAAAATTGTTTTGCCTGCTGACCCGCGCCAGAGTATCCATGAGTTTGTTTTTCCGCAAACCCGCCGGTCAGGGCACAGGATAATCACCCTGGAGAATATTTCAAAATCTTACGGAGAGATTAAGGTTTATGAGGGCCTGGATTTTGAAATAACCCAGGGAGAAAAAGCGGTTTTAGCCGGTGAAAACGGCGCGGGTAAATCTACCTTGCTGAAAATATTGGCCGGCATTGTTGATATTGACAGCGGAAACAGGATCGTCGGCCATAATGTGGATATCGGTTATTTCTCGCAAACCCGTACCGATGTTCTTAATGTTGAAAATACCGTTTTGCAGGAGGCTTATTCGGCGGCGCCCGGATATATGGCCGAAGAGTCGGTCAGGACGATCCTAGGCGCGTTTTTATTCAGCGGCGATGACGCTGATAAAAAAGTTAAGGTATTATCCGGAGGAGAGAAGAGCCGGCTTATTTTGGCTAAACTTTTGATCGACCCTCCGAACTTCCTGCTTTTGGATGAGCCGACTACTCATCTGGATGTAGACGCTGTTGATGCTTTGGTGCGCGCGCTAAAAAATTATGAGGGCACGATTGTTTTTATCAGCCATGATATTTATTTTGTAAGTTCGGTGGCAAATAATGTTTTCGAGGTAAAAAGCGGCAGGGTCAGGAAATTTCCCGGGACTTTTGATTATTACCTTGAGAAACGCGATACTTTAGTTAATACTGAGGAAGTTAAAAAATCAAAGGCTATTGCTCATAAACCAACTGATGAAGTAAAAGAGAAAGCCAAAGAAGAAGAGCGCCTGCGTAAGACCGAAGAGAAGAAACGTAAAGCTGATAATTCAGTTATCCGCGATAAAATTAATAAACTGCTGAAGAAAAAAGAGGAATTGGAGTTGGAAAGTTACGCCAAGGCCCGGGCCTTATCCAATCCGCATTTTTATCGCGACGAAGAAACAGCCAAGGAATATGGCCGCCGGATGAAGGAGATTGAGAAGCTTATTTTGGAGATTTTAGAGCAGATAAAAGCCCTTGAAAACCAGATTATTTAG
- a CDS encoding PilZ domain-containing protein, with translation MKKVKQKYKNNRISGVKAPDYLQIIERRHFIRHPLSLPLTYKVISPGLGKSREDMQAQTSNISVGGLLFPGKRSVQPNSMIAIKMPFEDKMFNIKAKVVRCVNNPETKLYDIAVSFFRFHEAFKAKMIEQIYLISEYRDLLILQSGKEISLAEASRKWVKRYSERFKRLYW, from the coding sequence ATGAAAAAGGTAAAACAAAAATATAAAAATAATCGGATCAGCGGCGTAAAGGCCCCTGATTATTTACAAATAATAGAACGCCGTCATTTTATCCGCCATCCATTGTCTTTGCCTCTTACTTACAAGGTTATCAGCCCGGGATTAGGCAAGAGCCGGGAGGATATGCAGGCTCAAACAAGCAATATAAGCGTAGGAGGATTGTTGTTCCCGGGAAAACGTTCTGTCCAGCCCAATTCTATGATTGCGATAAAAATGCCTTTTGAGGATAAGATGTTTAATATTAAGGCAAAAGTTGTCCGCTGCGTTAATAATCCGGAGACCAAACTTTATGATATCGCGGTAAGTTTTTTCAGGTTCCATGAAGCTTTTAAGGCAAAAATGATTGAGCAGATTTATCTTATTTCGGAATACCGGGATTTGCTTATTTTGCAGTCGGGCAAAGAGATTTCTCTTGCCGAAGCATCGCGTAAGTGGGTGAAACGATATTCAGAACGATTTAAAAGGCTTTACTGGTAG
- the dnaX gene encoding DNA polymerase III subunit gamma/tau gives MSYTVFALKWRPQDFESIIGQDHIVGTLKNAIQKDRLAHAYLFAGPRGVGKTSTARILAKALNCKEGPTLKPCQKCPSCLEINQGRSLDVIEIDGASNRGIDEIRALRENVKFSPTQGKYKVYIIDEVHQITPDGFNALLKTLEEPPEFVKFIFATTHPQKVMPTIISRCQRMDFRRITVIEIIAQLEKIIRAEKITIDKEVLFAIAKSSDGSLRDAESILDQLVSFSRGNVSLKDAISVLGMVEQDVLFELTGKIIQKDPAQALKLFNAIIDDGKDPGVFLVNLIEHFRNLMVAKVSKADSKLVDLPQEVCDRLFKQSQLLSLEEIFTAFNILIATQEMTRRLDSQRIPLEISLVRLAYKKLESKNQVEPKPAAVVPERKEQPLPEEPVQDASTQTPQASISLESVKNVWSNIINNLAKIKMSVSTYLSEGEPTKVQGNMVTIGFPKSCSLHKESLDRKENKDLIEKTASELCNADLRVNFILTAQMQQETDTRSNPFIKSAIEMFGGRVVRED, from the coding sequence ATGTCTTATACCGTATTTGCCCTAAAATGGCGCCCGCAGGATTTTGAAAGCATTATCGGACAAGACCATATCGTCGGCACTCTTAAAAACGCGATTCAGAAGGATCGCCTTGCTCACGCCTATCTTTTTGCCGGGCCAAGAGGAGTGGGCAAAACTTCAACCGCAAGGATTTTGGCCAAAGCGCTTAATTGTAAAGAAGGCCCGACTTTAAAACCCTGCCAGAAATGCCCATCATGTTTAGAGATTAATCAGGGCCGCTCCCTGGATGTTATTGAAATTGACGGCGCCTCTAACCGCGGTATCGATGAAATAAGGGCTTTGCGCGAAAATGTAAAATTCTCTCCCACCCAGGGTAAATATAAAGTTTATATCATTGATGAGGTGCATCAGATAACCCCGGATGGTTTTAATGCTTTACTGAAAACCCTTGAGGAGCCGCCGGAATTCGTAAAATTTATTTTTGCCACAACCCATCCGCAGAAGGTTATGCCGACGATTATTTCCCGCTGCCAGCGTATGGATTTTCGCCGGATTACGGTCATTGAAATTATCGCCCAGCTTGAGAAAATTATCCGCGCAGAAAAAATCACCATCGATAAGGAAGTGCTTTTTGCGATTGCCAAAAGCAGCGATGGTTCGTTGCGGGATGCTGAATCCATTTTGGACCAGCTGGTATCTTTTTCCCGGGGCAATGTATCTTTAAAAGATGCTATTTCTGTTTTAGGCATGGTTGAACAGGATGTATTGTTTGAGCTCACCGGCAAGATAATCCAAAAAGACCCTGCGCAAGCCCTGAAGCTTTTTAACGCGATTATCGACGATGGAAAAGACCCGGGTGTGTTTTTGGTTAACCTGATCGAACATTTCCGTAACCTGATGGTGGCTAAAGTTTCTAAGGCGGATTCAAAATTGGTTGACCTGCCGCAGGAGGTTTGCGACCGCCTATTTAAGCAGAGCCAGTTACTCAGCTTAGAGGAGATTTTTACCGCTTTTAATATTTTAATCGCTACGCAGGAAATGACCAGGCGCCTGGATTCCCAGCGGATACCCCTCGAGATAAGTTTGGTAAGATTAGCGTATAAGAAGTTGGAGAGTAAGAATCAGGTTGAGCCAAAGCCGGCAGCCGTAGTTCCTGAAAGAAAAGAGCAGCCGCTTCCGGAAGAACCGGTTCAAGATGCCTCAACGCAAACTCCGCAAGCGTCAATTTCTTTAGAAAGCGTAAAGAATGTTTGGAGTAATATTATTAATAATCTGGCCAAGATTAAAATGTCGGTATCGACCTATTTGAGTGAAGGGGAGCCGACGAAAGTGCAGGGTAATATGGTAACCATAGGATTTCCTAAAAGTTGTTCTTTGCATAAAGAATCTTTGGACCGCAAAGAAAATAAGGATCTCATCGAGAAAACCGCCTCTGAATTATGCAACGCGGATTTAAGGGTAAATTTTATTTTGACCGCGCAGATGCAGCAGGAAACAGACACGCGCAGCAACCCTTTTATTAAATCCGCCATCGAGATGTTCGGAGGAAGGGTGGTTAGAGAAGACTAA
- a CDS encoding DNA mismatch repair protein MutS, translated as MKLKLNLFPSVPDMEEKMSKILQEAVDGRASIVEIAYGTASDSVKKRILNFLNKKEIRQLYSRLEKTDKGWGRVYLHFRWK; from the coding sequence ATGAAATTAAAACTTAATCTTTTTCCGTCGGTCCCGGATATGGAAGAGAAGATGTCTAAGATTTTGCAGGAGGCGGTGGATGGCCGGGCCAGCATAGTTGAGATTGCTTACGGTACTGCTTCGGATAGTGTAAAAAAACGCATCCTTAATTTTTTAAATAAAAAAGAGATCCGCCAGCTTTATTCAAGATTGGAGAAAACCGATAAAGGCTGGGGGAGGGTTTATCTGCATTTTAGGTGGAAGTAA
- the tsaA gene encoding tRNA (N6-threonylcarbamoyladenosine(37)-N6)-methyltransferase TrmO — MESNDKKYMQYTIKQIGLIRTPYKSKEACPIQGNVNPESKGTVELFPEYSDGLKDIGAFSHIYLFYVFDRAGEVKLVRSTFLDDTEHGIFASRHPCRPNGIGISIVKLIKHNNNILEVSGVDILDNTPLIDIKPYIPRFDIFQEASNGWTELKKLRPKLPDRE; from the coding sequence ATGGAATCTAATGATAAAAAATATATGCAATATACAATTAAACAGATAGGCCTAATCCGTACTCCTTACAAGTCAAAAGAAGCTTGTCCTATTCAAGGGAATGTTAATCCTGAAAGTAAAGGAACCGTTGAGTTATTCCCGGAATATTCCGACGGCCTTAAAGATATAGGTGCTTTTTCGCATATTTATCTTTTTTATGTATTTGACCGGGCCGGAGAAGTCAAATTGGTGCGTTCTACATTCCTCGATGATACCGAACATGGCATTTTCGCCTCAAGGCATCCCTGTCGTCCTAACGGGATAGGTATTTCTATCGTAAAATTGATAAAACACAATAACAACATCCTTGAAGTCAGCGGTGTAGACATCCTTGATAATACACCCCTTATAGACATTAAACCTTATATCCCCCGGTTTGATATTTTCCAAGAAGCCTCTAACGGGTGGACGGAGTTAAAAAAACTGAGGCCTAAACTCCCGGATAGGGAATAG
- the tadA gene encoding tRNA adenosine(34) deaminase TadA has translation MQEALKEAEKAFCEDEVPVGAVIVHKDKIIARGHNQIERLKDPTAHAEIIAITSAASYLGTKWLNQASLYVTIEPCSMCAGALVLARIKNLYFGSSDPKTGACGSIINIVNHKKLNHRIKVTGGILQEECSSILKDFFKKKRKQ, from the coding sequence ATGCAAGAAGCTTTAAAAGAAGCAGAGAAGGCTTTTTGCGAAGATGAAGTTCCGGTCGGAGCGGTAATCGTCCACAAGGATAAAATTATTGCCCGCGGCCATAATCAGATTGAGCGCCTGAAAGACCCCACAGCGCATGCCGAAATAATTGCCATAACCAGCGCCGCCAGTTATCTTGGGACAAAGTGGTTGAACCAGGCCAGCCTCTATGTTACAATTGAGCCGTGCAGTATGTGCGCGGGGGCATTGGTCCTGGCGCGGATAAAAAACCTGTATTTTGGCTCAAGCGACCCCAAAACCGGCGCCTGCGGTTCGATAATCAATATTGTAAACCATAAAAAATTAAATCACCGGATTAAAGTTACCGGTGGAATTTTGCAGGAAGAATGCAGTAGTATTTTAAAGGATTTTTTTAAAAAGAAACGCAAGCAATAG
- a CDS encoding DUF2846 domain-containing protein, which translates to MKRLQLFLAPMIMSGVLVLSGCEPAPGSAAYNSMLRHPLAAQVTGGSTSAPTLGPSFKQAQIPAGKAVVFIYRPAGSGVGGAALPFDVKANGKALTTLTQGGYYAYVTEPGNIEFTAFDTGFMAPSSIFSIAVDAKAGLAYYLKGAHGKGTMGRAHLELVSPEAGAHEIADCKLTTTQ; encoded by the coding sequence ATGAAAAGGCTTCAACTTTTCTTGGCACCAATGATTATGTCCGGGGTATTGGTTTTATCCGGCTGTGAACCGGCTCCAGGCTCAGCAGCGTATAACTCAATGCTGCGACACCCGCTGGCTGCGCAAGTTACGGGTGGCTCAACATCGGCCCCAACACTGGGCCCAAGCTTCAAACAGGCGCAAATACCTGCTGGCAAAGCGGTAGTCTTCATTTATCGTCCCGCTGGTTCCGGTGTCGGAGGCGCAGCGTTACCTTTCGACGTAAAAGCAAATGGCAAAGCTCTAACAACACTGACTCAGGGTGGGTATTACGCGTATGTCACCGAACCCGGCAATATAGAATTTACGGCTTTTGATACTGGATTTATGGCGCCAAGCTCAATATTCTCCATAGCTGTCGATGCAAAAGCAGGTCTTGCATATTACCTTAAAGGCGCACATGGCAAGGGAACTATGGGAAGGGCGCATCTGGAATTAGTCTCCCCGGAAGCAGGAGCGCATGAAATAGCTGACTGCAAACTAACAACAACGCAGTGA
- a CDS encoding DUF3568 family protein, whose amino-acid sequence MFKKVGVFIFSGVVLLNICGCFALLAGAGAGAGTAAWLSGKLTQEFHATYAQTINASKKALRSLKLELTKETKEINVAQLKSKYSDGKEIWIDIRKVTEDSTKVEIRVGAVSPDKDAADKILKRIQRYL is encoded by the coding sequence ATGTTTAAGAAAGTCGGAGTTTTTATTTTCTCCGGGGTGGTTTTGTTAAATATCTGCGGTTGTTTTGCTTTATTAGCAGGAGCAGGCGCCGGGGCAGGGACTGCGGCTTGGCTATCCGGAAAGTTAACGCAGGAATTCCACGCTACTTACGCACAAACCATTAATGCCAGTAAAAAAGCTTTAAGGTCACTTAAATTGGAACTGACAAAGGAAACAAAAGAAATCAATGTTGCCCAATTAAAAAGTAAATATAGCGACGGTAAAGAGATTTGGATCGATATTCGTAAAGTCACCGAAGATTCTACCAAGGTAGAGATCCGGGTGGGAGCGGTTAGCCCGGATAAGGACGCCGCGGATAAGATATTGAAAAGGATACAGAGATATTTATAA
- the recR gene encoding recombination mediator RecR, with product MANYTASIDKLIDCLIKLPGVGRRSAERIVAHVLGASNDEIKILAECLNKVKENVRSCQICNNLSEEETCKICQDLSRQKDIVCVVEKPSDVTAIEKAGNFHGVYHVLLGSISPLEGRGPGDLKIDGLIQRTKQGGIKEIIIATDADTEGETTGIYLTKLLKPLGVHLSRIGLGIPVGSNLEYADATTLSKSLESRRAI from the coding sequence ATGGCTAATTATACGGCTTCTATAGATAAATTAATCGATTGTTTAATCAAGCTGCCCGGTGTTGGCAGGCGTAGCGCTGAACGTATTGTCGCCCATGTTTTAGGCGCCTCTAATGATGAAATCAAAATTTTAGCCGAATGTTTGAATAAGGTAAAAGAGAACGTGCGTTCCTGCCAAATTTGCAATAACCTCAGCGAAGAAGAAACTTGTAAGATTTGCCAGGACCTTAGCCGGCAGAAGGATATTGTCTGCGTAGTGGAAAAACCCAGCGATGTTACGGCGATTGAAAAGGCGGGCAATTTCCACGGGGTTTATCATGTTTTGCTTGGTTCGATATCTCCTCTTGAAGGAAGGGGCCCCGGCGACTTGAAGATTGACGGGCTTATCCAGAGGACAAAACAGGGCGGCATTAAAGAGATAATTATTGCTACCGACGCGGATACCGAAGGCGAAACTACCGGTATTTATCTTACTAAATTACTTAAACCACTAGGCGTGCATTTAAGCCGCATCGGATTAGGAATACCGGTAGGTTCAAACCTGGAATACGCTGATGCCACTACCCTTTCGAAGTCTTTAGAATCTCGCCGCGCAATTTAA